GATTCAACTGAGAAAGAGATGGTGTTACGGGCAATGACAGAACGAGCCAGGGAAATGTTGAGGGTACAAATGATGGATGGAACTCTAAATGACTTGGTCCCGAGAGAGGACCCCGGGTGGGATCCTAACACCAGtcggggttggaaaagacttcaagtttatcaagaattaataatagaagGGATTAGAACGGGGATGCCAAAAACAATGAATTGGTCAAAACTGTATTCCATAAGACAGGATAAAAGTGAGTCCCCGTCAGCATTCCTGGAGCGGCTGAAGGAAACTGCACGCAGATTTACTAATTTAGAGGTtgatggggaggcagggaaattacagttggctttgatttttatggggcAATCTCAggatgatattaggaaaaagctgcaaaagttaGAAGGGGAGGACACTCGGAACCTAGAGAAAATGCTAGAAGTGGCATGGAAGGTAtataataatagagaaaaagagacagcaaagagacatcaggcaaatattttagcagtattgCAACACGCTACGGGAGGAAGCCCAAGAGGACGAGGACGGGGCCGGGGTGGTATGGGTCGAGGAAGGggcataattcagcagaatttgggaaggggagcaatgggaggattGGGAAATCCCTTCGGGGGGCAAGGAAAATTGGGTCCTAATCAATGCGCCTTCTGCAGACAGTtaggtcactggaaaaatgaatgtccagTCAAATGGGGAATGGGTAATGTGGGAAATGTAAATCCTATGGGAAATGCAGGAGCTACCACGGGGCCGGTAGATGTCGCTCAGGCATTTGTGTTAGGCAActatcaaaatcagagctgactagatcaggatctgaaggtagtattggaggtagggggacaagaacgagaatttagagttgatacgggagcaacacattcggttttgaatacaaaattagggttattaagtgatgcaaaaattcaagtaataggggcaactgggcaagtagaagagaggacatttttgcagccgttagacataaaattcgggggaaaagaatttgatcatcaattcctgtatatgcctaattgcccagagtcactgtttggaagggatctgttatctcttctaaatgtgagaatattatttgaaggaggacgagtgaaattagaaattcctgataaagaAATATCTAGACTATTTGTGATTAAGGAGGTAGAGCCCACCCCAATTCCTGAAGAGGTTGAACAGGCAGTGGTACCTTGGGTTTGGGAAACCGGCACTCCAGGTAAGTCTAAGGCAGCTCAACCAGTAGTGGTTGAGCTAAAGGAGGGAGTCCAACCGGTAAGGATTAGACAATATCCGATTAAGTTAGAAGCTAGGAAAGGAGTAGCCCCCATGATTGCTCAATTCTTAAtccaaggtattttgcaagaatgtgagtcagaatttaataccccaatttttccagtacGAAAACCCAATGGTAAATATAGGTTAGTTCAGGATCtgagagctataaataatataaccaaggatatccacccagtggtggcaaacccctatactttgttaacatctgtgtctgaaagatttcaatggtttacagtaattgatttaaaagatgctttcttctgcatccctctggcatttgaaagtaggaaatattttgcattcgagTGGGAAGACCCTGACTCTGGCCGGAAGAAACAGCTTACTTGGACACGACTTCCgcaaggattcaagaattcccccacaatatttgggaaccagttagccaaggaattggaggaatggaaaacaacacaggtaaaagaatctcccttttctcatgtaatacttcaatatgtagatgacatttttctggccacagaagaaagggacatttgcctaaatttaactataagcttattgaacatgctaggccaggctggatatcgGGTCTCGAAAGAAAAGGCCCAACTCATCCGGACAAGTGTGTtatatttgggctgtgaaataacacaaggaGTAAGGCGATTAGGAGCAAATAGAATTGAAGCCATCTGCACCATACCTATTCCCCGAAATCATCAGGAACTAAGATCCTTTCTAGGAATGGTAGGATGGTGCCGGCTGTGGATACCGAATTTCGGACTCCTGGCCAAACCCTTATATGAGGCACTAAAAGAGACACAGTTACGGTGggacaagccacagcagaatgcGTTCCAAGGGCTAAAGCAAGCACTAAAAGAAGCCCCGGCATTGGGACTACCTGATTTAACTAAGGACTTtcaattatatgtaaatgagagacagagactggctTTAGGAGTACTCACGCAAAAGTTGGGATCATGGAAGCGTCCGGTCGGCTATTTTTCGAAACAACTAgatgcagtcagctctggatgGCCGTCCTGTTTGCGAGCCGTGGCAGctactgtactattgattcaggaatcaagaaaattgactttgggtaagaaaatagaagtgtttgtgcctcacatggtgataacagttctggaacaaaaaggggggcattggctgtcctccagcagaatgttgcaatatcaagcaatattaagggaacaagatgatgttgagctaaaagtaactaaccatatcaatccagcagaatttctccgcagtgagcaggaagaaggcgaATTGACCCACGATTGTGTGGAAGTCATTGAACAAGTCTTCGCTAGCCGCACTGACCTGAAAGACGTGCCATTGGAGTCTCCGGACTGGGAACTGTTTACAGATGGATCCAGTTTCGTCGAGAATGGGACCAGGTATGCGGGTTATGCGGTGGTAACGCTTCTCCAGGTCGTGGAAGCTAAAGCCCTCACCCCGGGAACATCAgcgcagaaagcagagattgtggctttgattcgcgccttggttttgagtcaaggaaagaaggtaaatatatggactgactctaaatatgcatttggagttctgcatgtccatggggcattatggaaagaaagaggactgttaagttctcaagggacatctataaaacatcgaaacgaaatcctatctcttttggatgctgtgcataagccagctgcagtagcagtaatgcatgtgagaggacatcagaaggaagaaggaaaaattttccaaggaaataatctagCAGATGCTACTGCTCGGAAAGTGGCACGTGAGGTTTGGACACAATTGGCATTGATTCCGACAAAGGTAAGCCCAGTCACTCCTCACCTAGAGCAGAAGCCCGATTACTccttagaagatgaaagactgGCCAGACTTGTGAATGCCCAGAAGAACGCGCTAGGGTGGTATGTGACCGACATAGGGCAAGTATTAGTACCTgtcaagatcatgaaaataattttagaagcagaacacaacaaatgccactggggggcagaggtattggttaaatttttaaagaaagaaatcatttctaACCAGATGTTGACTTTAGCTAAACGAGTTAATGCAATGTGCCCAGTCTGTATAAAGAACAATCCTGtagtgaggaagcagattcaattaggaaaattacaggtagGACCAGAGCCAGGTGATTATTGGCAAGTTGACTTTTCAGAGTTGCCCAGGGCTCAAGGGTACAGATACCTTCTGGTATATGTATGTACTTTTTCGGGATGGCCCGAGGCTTTTCCGTGCAGAACTAACCAGGCTAAGGAGGTGGTCAAAACcttattaagggaaattattcctagGTTTGGAGTACCCCTGGGAATTTCATCAGATAGGGGACCACATTTTGTGGCCGGAATAGTACAAAACATAGCACGAGTGCTCGAtgttaaatggaatttacataccccatggagacctcaatcaagtgggcaggtagaaagaatgaatcagacattgaaaggtcagattaagaaaatctgtcaagaagctaagattcaatggccgcaagcattaccattggctttgttaagaatcaggattaaacccagggaaaaggtaggagtaagtccatatgaaatactatatggcagaccatatcatgcaacaacattaaaaggtgatcctcacgtggttggggaccaaatgctctttaactatgttctatctcttaacaagactcttacagctttgagaggtgctttgcagtggaatcgccctctgccgctggaaaatccagtccaTGACATCCAACCAGGAGACCGTGTGTATGTAAAGAACTGGAGCACGGACCCCTTGAAGGAATCATGGGAGGGTCCACGTCAGGTGATTATGACAACCTTCACGGCGGCAAAAGTCGAGGGCATCAACAACTGGATCCACTACACCCGGATCAAGAAAGTCCCTACTCATTGGGAAGTGCAGCCACTGTCTTCCACCAAGATGGTTATTCGAGCCAAACCCACCGACCCAAGGCCTACATCTTAATCATTGGACTGATCATGTCATGTCAAGTAACTTTAACTCATGAATCTGTTGTGATTACTGTTCTAGAGCCGGTGACTATGGCggttgaaggaatgaatgtaaatctgacttgttcattcaccaatgaccagggagctggatccgaagaagtcaatgtaagatggaaaaaggatatggattgggtagacacaggtattgtcacaacttgggatatgaaaacacaaatagGAAACACTACCCTACAATTGATAAATGTAACTTCGGGATCTGAAGACAAGTATTTATGTGGAGTCTGGATCAGAGATAGTTTCGACTACGGTAACTTGAAATTACGGGTAATGTCATTATTAGGGGATGGTACCAAGAAGG
The Cinclus cinclus chromosome 16, bCinCin1.1, whole genome shotgun sequence DNA segment above includes these coding regions:
- the LOC134050349 gene encoding uncharacterized protein LOC134050349 produces the protein MISVFGDRGRTPEVAGAVRELIHSTPAPGDSWGVIDPRPTPRLTDNCKSKAAQPVVVELKEGVQPVRIRQYPIKLEARKGVAPMIAQFLIQGILQECESEFNTPIFPVRKPNGKYRLVQDLRAINNITKDIHPVVANPYTLLTSVSERFQWFTVIDLKDAFFCIPLAFESRKYFAFEWEDPDSGRKKQLTWTRLPQGFKNSPTIFGNQLAKELEEWKTTQVKESPFSHVILQYVDDIFLATEERDICLNLTISLLNMLGQAGYRVSKEKAQLIRTSVLYLGCEITQGVRRLGANRIEAICTIPIPRNHQELRSFLGMVGWCRLWIPNFGLLAKPLYEALKETQLRWDKPQQNAFQGLKQALKEAPALGLPDLTKDFQLYVNERQRLALGVLTQKLGSWKRPVGYFSKQLDAVSSGWPSCLRAVAATVLLIQESRKLTLGKKIEVFVPHMVITVLEQKGGHWLSSSRMLQYQAILREQDDVELKVTNHINPAEFLRSEQEEGELTHDCVEVIEQVFASRTDLKDVPLESPDWELFTDGSSFVENGTRYAGYAVVTLLQVVEAKALTPGTSAQKAEIVALIRALVLSQGKKVNIWTDSKYAFGVLHVHGALWKERGLLSSQGTSIKHRNEILSLLDAVHKPAAVAVMHVRGHVSPVTPHLEQKPDYSLEDERLARLVNAQKNALGWYVTDIGLYKEQSCSEEADSIRKITVHDIQPGDRVYVKNWSTDPLKESWEGPRQVIMTTFTAAKVEGINNWIHYTRIKKVPTHWEVQPLSSTKMVIRAKPTDPRPTS